The nucleotide sequence CATCGTCGACGGCGACGCGGTGACCACCACCGCCGACACGACCGACGAAGACTGGCTGCCCAACGCCAGTGCGCGAATTCAGTTCGGCGGCGGCCTTCAGGCCCGCGCAACCTATTCGAAGACGCTGGCACGCCCGGGCTTCGGTTCGCTCAACCCCGGCCTGAATTATGTCGTGTCGACCAACCCGAACATCCGCAACGGCGGCTCGGGCGGCAATCCCGACCTGTTGCCGCAGATGTCCGACAGCTATGACGCGACGCTCGAATATTACTGGCGTTCGGGCTATTTCGCGATTGGCGGTTATTATCGCGACATCCAGAACCGCGTCGTCAACGATGTCGACGTCGAAACGATCGGCGGCATCGAATACAACATCTCCCGCCCCCGCAACGTTGGCGAAGCCACGCTGAAGGGCATCGAGGTCAGCGGTCAGATGTTCTTCGACTTCCTGCCGGGCGATCTTGCCGGGTTCGGTACCTTCGGCAACTTCACCTATGCGGACAGTGAAATCGGCGGCAGCGATCCGCTGGCGGGATATTCGTTGCAAGGCGTGTCGAAGTACAACTTCAACGCGGGCTTGCTTTACGATCGCAACGGCATTTCGGGTCGCGTCGTCTATACCTACCGTTCCGATTATTTCGACGAGAACCGCACCGGCGCTGGTGACGTCCGCCCGGTCGACCAGCCCGTATGGCTGAACTATGTTCGCCCCAACGGTCGTGTCGACTTCAGCCTGGCCTATGACGTGACGCCGGAACTGACCCTGACGGTAGAGGGGACCAACGTGCTTCGTTCGCGCTATCAGAGCTATATCAACCAGGATTACTTCATCCGCGACACGCGCACCGACGACAGCATTTATGCCGTCGGTTTCCGGGCGCGCTTCTGATGCGGCGGCTGGCTGTCATCGCGGCGCTGGCGCTGGGTGTTTCAACCCCGGCGCTGGCCGAAAACCCCCAGTTTCAGGGCGCCGATCCACATGCCCTAATGATCGACGGGGAATTGTGGGTGTTCCCGACCGGCGGGCCGGTCGGGGCATGGGACGCTGACCGGTTTCACGCCTTCTCCTCACGCGATTTGAAGACGTGGCGCGACCGGGGCGAGCTGATCCGGCGAGAGCAGATCAAATGGGTGCGCGACGACGGCGCACCCGAACGCTTCTTGTGGGCGCCCGGCGTCGCAACCAAGGATGGCAAGTGGTATCTTTACTACTCGCTGGGCCCCAACACGCCCAAGCCCAGCCATATCGGCGTCGCGGTCGCCGATCGGCCTGAAGGTCCGTACAAGGACAGCGGAAAGCCGCTGCTGACCGGACGCCAGGGCTTTGAAGCGATCGACCCGATGGTCTTTGTCGATCCGAAAAGCGGCACGCCCTATTTCTACGCGGGCGGCAGCGCCGGATCGACGCTGCGGGTGTTCGAGATGAACCCCGACATGGTGTCGTTCAAGCGCGAGGTGCAGGTCGAACAGCCGCCCTTCTTCACCGAAGGCGCGTTCATGCACGAACGCAACGGCACCTATTACCTGTCGTACAGCCATGGCCGCTTCAACGGGCCGAGCTATTCGGTGCATTACGCAACCGCGCCCTCGCCCACCGGGCCGTGGCGCTATCGCGGACGCATTCTGGCCAGCGACGCCACGCACAAGGGGCCGGGGCATCACAGCTTCGTTCAGACGCCGGGTGGCGAGACGCTGATCGTCTATCACCGCTGGGAGAACCCGTCGGGCCCCGCCCCCTATCAGGGTGAGCGGCAGGTTGCGATCGACCGCATCCGCTATGCTCGCGATGGCAGCATCCTGCCGGTCAAGATGACCGACGGGGCAGCGGCACCGACACTGAAGCCCAAGGGTTAATTCCCCCGAACCGAGCGGTCATCCTCCCCGGCCCGCTCGTTTCGAATTCGACCCGGCAGCGTTACGGCCGCCGGGTCTTTTTTGTGACTCTAGTCGGTCGAGATCAGGCCTTTGCAGTCGATGCGCCATGTTCGGCATACAACCCGGCATAACGGCGCACGATTGTGGGCAGCATCTGCTCGATCCACTCGGCCATCGCGCGCTCCTCCCGCAGCGACAGGCGCAGCAGGTCCACACCGTCGAAGCCGTAATCCTCACCCAGCACGATCAACGACGAATATGCCGCGATCTCGAAATGCTCGAACGCGTAATTGGCATAGCTGTTCTTCAATATCTCGTCGCCCGCCATGCTGTGCGACATCGCGGCCATGCCGCCCGACATGCTGAGGCCCAGATCCTTCGCGACCGATCGGCTGGTGTCGAATCCCGCCATGATTTCGTCCAGCCGCGAAACCTGTTCGTTCGTCTCGTCGATATGGGCGCGCAACCGCTCCGCCACTTCGGGATAATGTTCCAGCCGCTCGACCTGGGGCGTCATGATTGACAAGGCCTGTTTCTCAACCGCATGCGCGTTGCGAAGGCCGTCGCGGTACAGTTCCAGCACGGCTTCACCGGCGTTCAAATTCGTCGCCATGTCTTGTTCCTTTCAGAAAACAGGATCGGAATGGCTCGCTGCCGACGCCGCTTGCGCCGCCATGCTGGCCATCAGTTCGAATTCCATCACGTCATGGGCACAGAAAATGCGGACATCGCCCGCATGGTCGGATGCCAGCTCCCGCAATTGGCGTTGGTTGGCGACCCGCGCGGCGCGGTCGACCTCCAGCATCGCCTGATAGCCGCGAAGGCCGGGCGTGCAGCGCCGCGCCTCCCCGCCCATCTCGCCGCGATAGAAATAGGCGTCACCCGCGTGGAGCATCCAGCCATCGTCGCCCCGCACCGCCACGCCCGCATGACCCCAGCTATGCCCCGACAGCGGGACCAGCAGGATTTCGGGCGGCAGCCCGTCCAGATCGCGCACCGCGTCGAACCCGAACCAGCGCTCTCCGCCGCCCATGGGATAGAGCCGCCAGTCATCGGCCTCAGCCCATTGAAGGGGGCGATAACGGCGTGTGCCGACCAGCGCGCCGCCGTCGCGCGCGTCGGCCGCTTCCTTTTCACGCGCGGTCACATGTACGCGGGCATTGGGAAAATCCTCGATCCCGCCAGCATGGTCGAAGTCGAGATGGGTCAGCACAATGTGCCGCACATCGCCGGGGTCGAAGCCCAGCCGCCGAATCTGCGCCAGCGCCGTTTCCTCTCGCCGGAGCTGCGGATTGTTGAGCATGCGGAAGAAGGGCGACAGCCGCGCACCAGGCCGCTCGACGTCGCGCATGCCATAGCCGGTATCCACCAGCACCAGACCCTGCTTGCTTTCGATCAGCAGGCAATGGCAGACCAGATGGCCCAGCGCACTGTCGCTGCGGCCGTCGAACAGCCGCCCGCCCGCCGGGCAACAGGTGCCGCAATTCAGATGGTGGATCCGCACGGCCTTACCTCACAACAATGTCGTTGGCATTGGGGACCGGGCGCGTTGGCGGACATAGTCGCTTGCGGGTCTGCGCATCGACGGCCGCATCGCGCCGCCGGATAAACATCCAGTACCCGAACGCCACGGCGCCGATGGCGACCGCGACCACTGGCATCCGCCCAGGCTTGCCGGTCTCCCGCTCTCCGGTCCATTCGCACAGCGGGCGCTTGCCCGGCGAAGTGGCGGAGGTTGGCACATCAGGCACCGATCGACGCCCAATATCCTGCATGAATAACTTTCGTTATAATCATGTTTTTACTCGGTTAATTTACACCTCCATACAAGCGATTCAGGCGAACGCCGGTTCCCGCAAAATCGCGGTGGGACATGATACTTACGCAATATTCTGCGCGGGCGACGGCTCAGCCAGCTGCCTGATAGATCGCGTCGAGCGTTTCCGCCGCCCAGCCTAGTGTCCCGGCTGCCGGGTCATAGGCGCGGCTCTCGCTCAGTCGGCGTGCCCATGCCACGGCCGCCCGCCCGCCCCATTCGTCAGGCGGGTTCGCCAGCCGGGTCGCACGCGTCCCCTCCAGATGATCGAGCGTGAAGTCATAGAATGACCCGGCGACATTGGCGAAGCGCAACGCCCCGCGCGTGCCGGTGAAGCGCGCCTCGATCTCTGCATCCACGCCGGCGGGCAGGTCCCATGAACAAGCCAGCCGGACCAGTGGCCCGCCGCGTGCCCGCATCTGCACCAGCGCCAGATCCTCGCACGCCGAACGGCCTGAAATCGGGCACCCACCGGCGAACAGGGCGGCATGGATGGACTTCCATTCCAGCGGCCCGCACACTCCGCCCAGCAGGTCGATCAGATGGCTGCCCAGGTCGATCAGGCACCCGCCGCCCGACAATGCCGGGTCACGAAACCAGGGCTTGCCGGGGCCGAATGCATTGTGAAAGGTCAGATCGACGAAGTGCGTTTTCCCGATGCCGCCCGTCGCGATCATGGCCAGCATACGCTCCACCGCCACTGCGCGGCGATAGGAGAAATCCACTGCCAGCAGCCGGTCGACCCTCCGCGCGCAGGCCAGCACGCGCTGCGTCTCCGCTGCGTCGCGGCCCAGTGGCTTTTGACAGAAGACAGCGTGTCCGACCGAGAGCGCGCGGATTGCCTGATCGGCGTGCAGCGCGCTGGGTGTTGCGATGACCACCCCGTCCAGCGGCAGCGCCAGAAGCGCATCCAGGTCGTTCATCACGACCGCGTCCGGAGCCACGACCAGCGCCTCCTCAAGGCTCGCCGCATCGGGTTCGAGCACCGCCGCCGCGCGGGCAAGGCCGCTGTCGATCAGCGCGGCCATTCGATGGCGCCCGATCCAGCCGGTCCCGACAAAGCCCAGCGCCAACCTCATGCCAGCCGCACCCATGCCTTGACGAAGCCGTCCGGCTTTTCGGCGGTGGCGTCCAGCGCCTCGCCCAGACGCTCGATCGGATAGGCCGCGCTGTAGAGCGGCGTGGGGTCCAGCCAGCCCGCCGCAACCGCCGCAACCGCTTCGGCCAGCCCGCGACGCTGCACCGCCGGGTTGCGTTCATGCGCGCTGACGATGTCGATCCCCTTCCAGTTCCACATCTGCATGTTGACCTGTCGCGGGCCGTCCTGATGATAGCCAGCGATCACCAGCCGCCCGCCCTCTCCCACCAGTTCGCCGGCCAGGTCGAGCGGCCATTGCTTGCCCACCGCCTCGATCACGCATTCGCATCCCCGGCCCCCGGTCAGCGCGCCGACGCGCTCGATGATGGCCCCGTGATCCTCCATGGGGATCACGTGATCGGCGCCGAATTGCTCCGCCAGCGCCAGCGATTCCGGCCGGCGCGATATGGCGATCACTCGCGCCCCTGCCCGGCTGGCCAGTCGCGTCAGGATCGCCCCCAGAAAGCCGATGCCGATAATCGCCACCGTCTGTCCGGCACCGATCGAACTGCGGCGAAAGATGTTGAAGGCACAGCCAATCGCCTCCCCCGGAAAGGGCTGTCCGTCCAGTTCAGGCGGCAGGCGCACGCATGATGCAGCCGGTGCAAGGTCATATTCGGCATAGCTGGCCCCGGTAAGCGCGGCGACCCGGTCACCCGGCGACACATTCGTCACGGCGCTCCCCACCGCTTCGACAACGCCCCAAGGCTCGTGTCCCAGCCCACCCGGCGGCAGCGGATAGTCGATCCATTCGGAGCCCTGCCACGGCAACAGGTTCGACGCGCACACGCCGCACCCTTCGACCCGGATCAGCACTTCGTCGGCGCCGGGGCGCGGCCGTTCCGTCTGAACGACGCGCATCGTGCCGGGCGCGACCAATTGGGCGGCGCGCATCGTGGCGGGATCAGTGGGCAATGAACGCCTCCAGTGCGTGACGAGCGACATCGTCGGTCATCTGGACCGGCGGGTGCTTGCAGAACCAGGCGCTGGCCGCCTCGACCGGGCCGGCCAGCCCGCGATCGCGCGCGACCTTGGCGCAACGGATCATGTCGATCGCCACTCCTGCCGAATTGGGGCTGTCCTCCACCGACAGGCGCAGTTCCAGGTTCATCGGCACGCCGCCGAACAACCGCCCCTCCATCCGCAGGAAGCAGACCTTGTTGTCGTTCTGCCAGGCGACATAGTCGGACGGGCCGACATGGATGTCGGCATCGGCCAGCCGTTCGGCGGCGACCGACTGCACGGCTTCGGTCTTTGATTCCTTTTTCGATGCCAGGCGCTTGCGCTCCAGCATGTTCAGGAAGTCGGTATTGCCACCGGTGTTCAGCTGATAGGTCCGCTCCAGCTGGACGCCGCGCCGCGCGAACAGGTCGGTCAGCACGCGGTGAACGATGGTCGCGCCCAGCTGCGCCTTTATGTCGTCGCCGATGATCGGGACACCCGCGGCGGCAAAGCGCGCTCCCCACTTCTCATCGCTGGCCAGAAAGACGGGGATCGCATTGACGAACGCAACACCCGCTTCCAGCGCGCATTCGGCGTAGAATTCGCTCGCCTGCTGGCTGCCGACCGGCAGGTAATTGACCAGCACCTCCACTTCGCTGTCGCGCAGCACGGCAACGACATCGGACTGCGATGGCTGGTCGGCGTCAGCCAGAACAAAGCTGCGCTCCGGCGGATAATCGGCCATGTGATCGGCCACCCCGTCCAGCACCCGGCCCATCCTGACCGCCGTGCCGGCACGCGGCACGTCGGCACAGAAGCGCTGGGTGCAGTTGGGCGCCATGAAGATCGCGTCGGAGACGTCCTGTCCGACCTTGCGCACGTCGATGTCCCACGCGGCGGCAACGCGGATGTCGCTGGCGCGGTAACCCTCGATCACGTCATGGGTCAGCCCGATCGCGCTGTTCGAATGGTCGCGATAATGGGCGATGCCCTGAACCAGCGAACTGGCACAGTTACCGACGCCGACGATCGCCAGATTGATCGGTTTGGGATGGGGCGAGCGCATGGAAACCTCCCTCATTCGGCGGCCGCGGCTTGCGCGCGGGCCGGAGCGTAGCGGTCGATCATGGCCGCACAGAAATCGGCGAACGCCTGCGGATCGTGCGCACGCGACGTGTGATGCGGCTCAACCCCCAGATGTTCGGGGGTGAAGCAAAAGGTCACGGTGACGTCGAAATCGGCCAGCGCGTCCATCTGTCGGTCGAACCAGTCCAGCGCGCCTTCACGAAAGCTGTCCGCCCAGCTGAGGCCCGTTCGCAGCTGACGAACTCCCAACCGCTTCATCCACGCGACCGCATCGTCCAGCCGGGGATCGTGGAAATGAAACCATTGCATCAGCCCCATCCGGTCCGCGACCCGCGCATAGGCGTCCAAAGCGGGCTTTGGTGTGCCGTCGGCGCGGATCAGGCCCATGTGGAAATGCCGGTAATAGCTGGACCCCTCCGCCTCACGGTGGCGGGTGGTCGCGCCCCATTCCATCGGCAGGTCGTAGAGCGAATACCAATAGATGCGCGGCGCCCGCCCGATCAGCAACTCCGCCGTGCGCTTCAGGCCGAACAGCTGCACCTCATCCGCGCCGAACGATCCGGCACCGACCTCCGTCACCCAGACGGGCTTGTCGGGCACCGCCGCCTCAATCTCAGCTAACTTGTCGGGCCAGGCGTGGATCGGCCACAGATTCCAGTCGAGCGGAAAGCCATGCACCGCAACCACATCGACATGGTCCAGCGCCCCCAGCTCGCGCATCCGGCCCAGCCAGTGCGGGTCGATCGGCGACATGCCGCCCAGCACGCGCAGCACATCGGGATTGACGGCGGCGATCGCCCCGCCCGTGCGCGTCACCAGATCGGCATAATGCGTCCATTCGGGGTCGAGCAGCGGGTCCCAGTGCGACTTGTTGTTGGGCTCGTTCCAGATCATCGCGGCTTCGATCATTCACCCCTCCTCGCCGGATAGACGGCTGCATCCTGAAAGCTGGCGCACGGCACGGGGGCGGTGCGGCACAGATAGACTTCGGGTTCGGGATTGGCCTCGATCGAAAAGCCCGCAGCGCGCAGCATTGCCTGCGTGCCCGCCGGATTTGGCGCCCACCAGTTGGTCGGATCCCCGGCAAAGCTGTGTTCGATGAAATGGAGGCGCGGATAGCCCGGCGCATCGAAATAGCCGGGCGGGTCATAGGTGCCCGGCAGGTGGAACGGGTGGTCGCGCGGCGGATCGAACGGCGGCGCCGTCCCCTGCTGCATCGTCTGGAAAAGCATCCGGTCGCCCGCCACATGTTCGCGGATCAGGTCGAGCGCCAGCAACGGATGGCGCAGGTGGTACAGCACCCCCATGAACACCACCAAGTCGAACCGCTCGCCCAGTGCCGCCACGTCATAGACCGACATCCGGCGATACTCGATCCTGTCGAAGCCCAGCCGGTCGGCGACGAACCGCGCCTGCGCCAGATAATGCGGGTCGCTGTCGATTCCGACCACCCGCTCAGCCCCGCGCCGCGCCATTTCGACCGAATAGAAGCCGGCATTGCAGCCGATATCCAGCACTGTCAGCCCGCTCAGGTCGCCCGGCACCGCATCGGCAAAGCGCGCGAATTTGAAGGCGGGATAATCGCCCAGAAAATGGTCCGGCGCAGTCGAAACCCCGTGGCCCAGATCGATATTCTGGAACCACGGATGCAGCGCCGCGACCTGTGCCCGCAGATCGTCGGCGCGTTGGGCGGCGGCGCTCATGCCGTCACCTCGTTCAACGTGATCAGAACGGGCGATCCGTCGTGGCGGATATGCGTCACCGAAGCCGGATCGACGGCATAACGGTGAATATGGTCCAGGCTGAGGCCCAGCACCCCGGCAACCGCCGCGCGGATGACGTCGCCATGCGTGACCATTGCCACGCTTCCGATGGCGCCTGACCGCGCGACGCGTTCGATATGGTCCAGAACGCGCGCCTGTACGCGGCGCATCGTCTCCCCGCCCGGTGACGCCCCCTCTGCACGAGCACGGTTCCATTCGTGCCACGCAGGATCGGCGCTCAGTTCGTCGAAGCGGCGCCCGGTCCAGTCGCCGAAATCGATCTCGTCCAGCGCATCGACGGTCTGAACCGGCAACTGGTGCGGGGCCGCGATCCGCGCTGCGGTTTCCTGTGCGCGCCCGACGGGACTGGTTTCAACCCGATCGAACGAGCGGCCGGCCAGCCGATCCGCAAGCCGGTCTGCATCTGCCCGCCCCTCGTCCACCAACCCCGCGCACGCTCCACGTCCGGAAAGCACAACCCCAAGATCGGCATGTCTGGCATGACGTATCAGCAGAATATCACACGCCAATTAATATTCCTCTATAACAAATATAATAAAGCACTGTGGCGAAGTCAGCATCTACAAAGCTGCCAGCGCTTCTTTTGTTCCGTGAGCTTCTTCTTGTTGAGGAACCAAGATGATGCCCGTCAGTTAGATTGTCCTATTTGGCGATGGTTTCTTTAACATTGATAATATACGGGGGTTAATGCCGATGTCGGAAACCGTTCTTGTAACTGGCGGAGCTGGTTTCATTGGCCGCGCGGTGATTGCGCGACTGGTCGATCAGGGTCACCGCGTCCGTGTGCTGGATGCGCTGGTCGAGCAGGTGCATGGCGGCAGCGGCTGGCCCGCCGAACTGACGGGAATGGCCGAATGCGTGGCGGGCGATGTGCGCGATCCCGATGCGGTCGAACGCGCGCTGGACGGTATCGATTCGGTCATCCACCTGGCAGCAGAGGTCGGCGTCGGCCAGTCGATGTACGAGGTGGAGCGCTATACCGCCGTCAACGAACTGGGCAGTGCGATCCTGTTCGAAAAGCTGATCGGCCGCCCCATTCGCCGTGTCGTCACCGCATCGTCGATGAGCATTTACGGCGAAGGGCTATACCGCGACGCCGACGGCAACCCGGTCGAGGATGCGCGGCGCATCGCCGTCCGCGACCAACAGCGCGAATGGAACCCGCTGGACGATCAGGGCCGCCCGCTGATCCCCGTCGCCACGCCGGAAAGCAAGCGCCCCTCGCTCGAATCCATCTATGCGCTCGGCAAATATGTGCAGGAACGCCAGACGCACATCATGGCCCAGGCCTATGGCTATGAGGGGGTCTGCCTGCGCCTGTTCAACGTCTATGGCCCGGGTCAGGCACTGTCGAACCCCTATACCGGTGTGCTGGCGATCTTTGCCTCGCGATTGATGAACGGCGAGCGGCCGATGATCTTCGAGGATGGCGAGCAGCGGCGCGATTTCGTGCATGTCGACGATGTCGCACGGGCCTTTTGCGATGCGCTGACGGTGCCCGGCGCAGCGGGACATACGCTGAACATCGGCTCCGGCACGGATCGTTCGGTGCGTGAGATTGCAGAGACGCTGGCGACCGCGCTGGGGCGCGCGGAACTGTCACCCGAAATCGTCAGCAAGGGGCGGATCGGCGACATCCGCCACTGCTTCTGCGACACGCGGCTGGCGCGCGAGATTATCGGGTTCGAGGCGCAGGAGGATTTCGGCGCCGGGGTCCAGCGCCTTGCCCAATGGGTGTCCGAACAGCGCGCGACCGACCGCGTGGCGACGGCGCGCGCCGAACTCGAAGCACGCGGGCTGGTTTCGTGAGCGGGCGTCGCGTGCTGGTGACCGGGGGCGCGGGCTTCATCGGTTGCAATCTGGCCGACCGGCTGGCGCAACAGGGCGACCGGGTGATCGTCTATGACTCGCTGGTACGCCCTGGGACCGAGGCGAATGCCCGCTGGCTGGCGCAGCGCCACGCGGCTTCGGTCGAAGTCGTCATTGCCGACATTCTGGAACATGACGCGCTGGCCGACGCGGTCAGCCGGGCCGATGCGGTGGTACATCTGGCGGCTCAGGTCGCAGTGACGACCAGTCTGGTCGAACCGCTCGCGGATTTCGCCGTCAACCTGACGGGCACGATCGGCATCCTCGAACTGATCCGTGCCAGCACCCACCGGCCACCGATGGTCCTGGCATCGACAAACAAGGTCTACGGCAATCTCGACACGGTCGAACTGGCACTGGGCGAGGATGGCTATGCCCCCGTTGATGACGACACGCGCACACGCGGTGTCGGAGAAGCAACGCCGCTGGACTTCAAATCGCCCTATGGCTGCTCAAAGGGGGCGGCCGACCAATATGTCCTCGATTACGCGCACAGCTTCGGGCTGCGCACGCTGGTCTTTCGCATGAGCTGCATCTTTGGCGAGCGGCAGACCGGCAGTGAGGATCAGGGATGGGTCGCGCATTTCGCGCGCCGCGCGGCAGCGGGCGATCCGATCACCCTGTTCGGCGACGGCTGGCAGGTCCGCGATCTGCTGGACGTGCGCGATTGCGTCGATGCCTATGTCGCGGCACTCGACCGGATCGACACGGTTTCGGGGCGCGCCTTCAATCTGGGTGGCGGGTCCGCCAATGCCGTCAGCCTTCGCACCGTGCTGGACTCGCTGGAGGAGATGACCGGGCGTCCATTGAATGTGGACCGCGCCGATTGGCGGTCGGGCGATCAGCGGTGGTACGTGTCGGACAGCCGTGCCGCGCGTGCGGCCCTCGGCCTCGCCCCGCCACGCCACTGGCGTCATGCGCTGGACGATCTGGTACGTAGCTTTGAACAGAGCCAGCGGCCGCCCCTTCGACCGGTGCAGGCGCTGTGAGGCATTTGCTGATGACGGCCGACGCGGTCGGGGGCGTATGGCAATATGCGATCGACCTGTCGCGCGCGCTGGGCCCGCTGGGGTGGAACGTCACGCTGGCGACGCTCGGCCCGGCGCCCGACCGCGACCAGCGTGCGGCGGCAAGCGCGCTGCCCAATCTGGAACTGCACGTCACCGACCTGCCACTCGACTGGCTGGAACAGGGGGCCGCACCGGTGCTTCGCGCCGCCGACGGCATTGCCACCCTGGCCGCTGCCCAGGGGTGCGACGTGGTTCAGCTGAACATGCCGACACTGGCCGCAGGGGAGCGGTTCACGGTGCCGACGGTGGCAGTCACGCATGGCTGTGTCGCGACATGGTGGGCGGGCGCGCGCGGCGATCCGCTGGCGCCCCAATATCAATGGCATGCCCGGCTGATGCGGCAGGGACTGACCCGCGCCGACGCGGTGGTGGCGCCCAGTCACAGCTATGCCCGGATGGTCGCCAGCCATTACGCGCTGGATCAAAATCCGGCGGTGGTCTGCAATGGCCGTGACGCGCCCACCGCGCCCGAACATCCGGCGTTACAGGATTATGTGCTGACCGTCGGGCGGCTGTGGGACCGTGCGAAGAATATCGACACGCTGGACATCGCCGCCGGACAGCTGGCCGTCCCATTTCACGCGGCGGGCGCGCTGGTCGGTCCGCATGGCGAACGCGCCGCCATCCGGCATATTCATCCGCTGGGCCAGTTGTCGGGCGATGCGCTGGCGACATGGCGCGCGCCGCGTCCGG is from Sphingomonas sp. IW22 and encodes:
- a CDS encoding family 43 glycosylhydrolase encodes the protein MRRLAVIAALALGVSTPALAENPQFQGADPHALMIDGELWVFPTGGPVGAWDADRFHAFSSRDLKTWRDRGELIRREQIKWVRDDGAPERFLWAPGVATKDGKWYLYYSLGPNTPKPSHIGVAVADRPEGPYKDSGKPLLTGRQGFEAIDPMVFVDPKSGTPYFYAGGSAGSTLRVFEMNPDMVSFKREVQVEQPPFFTEGAFMHERNGTYYLSYSHGRFNGPSYSVHYATAPSPTGPWRYRGRILASDATHKGPGHHSFVQTPGGETLIVYHRWENPSGPAPYQGERQVAIDRIRYARDGSILPVKMTDGAAAPTLKPKG
- a CDS encoding ferritin-like domain-containing protein — encoded protein: MATNLNAGEAVLELYRDGLRNAHAVEKQALSIMTPQVERLEHYPEVAERLRAHIDETNEQVSRLDEIMAGFDTSRSVAKDLGLSMSGGMAAMSHSMAGDEILKNSYANYAFEHFEIAAYSSLIVLGEDYGFDGVDLLRLSLREERAMAEWIEQMLPTIVRRYAGLYAEHGASTAKA
- a CDS encoding MBL fold metallo-hydrolase; amino-acid sequence: MRIHHLNCGTCCPAGGRLFDGRSDSALGHLVCHCLLIESKQGLVLVDTGYGMRDVERPGARLSPFFRMLNNPQLRREETALAQIRRLGFDPGDVRHIVLTHLDFDHAGGIEDFPNARVHVTAREKEAADARDGGALVGTRRYRPLQWAEADDWRLYPMGGGERWFGFDAVRDLDGLPPEILLVPLSGHSWGHAGVAVRGDDGWMLHAGDAYFYRGEMGGEARRCTPGLRGYQAMLEVDRAARVANQRQLRELASDHAGDVRIFCAHDVMEFELMASMAAQAASAASHSDPVF
- a CDS encoding Gfo/Idh/MocA family protein, which gives rise to MRLALGFVGTGWIGRHRMAALIDSGLARAAAVLEPDAASLEEALVVAPDAVVMNDLDALLALPLDGVVIATPSALHADQAIRALSVGHAVFCQKPLGRDAAETQRVLACARRVDRLLAVDFSYRRAVAVERMLAMIATGGIGKTHFVDLTFHNAFGPGKPWFRDPALSGGGCLIDLGSHLIDLLGGVCGPLEWKSIHAALFAGGCPISGRSACEDLALVQMRARGGPLVRLACSWDLPAGVDAEIEARFTGTRGALRFANVAGSFYDFTLDHLEGTRATRLANPPDEWGGRAAVAWARRLSESRAYDPAAGTLGWAAETLDAIYQAAG
- a CDS encoding zinc-binding dehydrogenase; its protein translation is MPTDPATMRAAQLVAPGTMRVVQTERPRPGADEVLIRVEGCGVCASNLLPWQGSEWIDYPLPPGGLGHEPWGVVEAVGSAVTNVSPGDRVAALTGASYAEYDLAPAASCVRLPPELDGQPFPGEAIGCAFNIFRRSSIGAGQTVAIIGIGFLGAILTRLASRAGARVIAISRRPESLALAEQFGADHVIPMEDHGAIIERVGALTGGRGCECVIEAVGKQWPLDLAGELVGEGGRLVIAGYHQDGPRQVNMQMWNWKGIDIVSAHERNPAVQRRGLAEAVAAVAAGWLDPTPLYSAAYPIERLGEALDATAEKPDGFVKAWVRLA
- a CDS encoding inositol-3-phosphate synthase; amino-acid sequence: MRSPHPKPINLAIVGVGNCASSLVQGIAHYRDHSNSAIGLTHDVIEGYRASDIRVAAAWDIDVRKVGQDVSDAIFMAPNCTQRFCADVPRAGTAVRMGRVLDGVADHMADYPPERSFVLADADQPSQSDVVAVLRDSEVEVLVNYLPVGSQQASEFYAECALEAGVAFVNAIPVFLASDEKWGARFAAAGVPIIGDDIKAQLGATIVHRVLTDLFARRGVQLERTYQLNTGGNTDFLNMLERKRLASKKESKTEAVQSVAAERLADADIHVGPSDYVAWQNDNKVCFLRMEGRLFGGVPMNLELRLSVEDSPNSAGVAIDMIRCAKVARDRGLAGPVEAASAWFCKHPPVQMTDDVARHALEAFIAH
- a CDS encoding beta-xylosidase, with the translated sequence MIEAAMIWNEPNNKSHWDPLLDPEWTHYADLVTRTGGAIAAVNPDVLRVLGGMSPIDPHWLGRMRELGALDHVDVVAVHGFPLDWNLWPIHAWPDKLAEIEAAVPDKPVWVTEVGAGSFGADEVQLFGLKRTAELLIGRAPRIYWYSLYDLPMEWGATTRHREAEGSSYYRHFHMGLIRADGTPKPALDAYARVADRMGLMQWFHFHDPRLDDAVAWMKRLGVRQLRTGLSWADSFREGALDWFDRQMDALADFDVTVTFCFTPEHLGVEPHHTSRAHDPQAFADFCAAMIDRYAPARAQAAAAE
- a CDS encoding TIGR04290 family methyltransferase produces the protein MSAAAQRADDLRAQVAALHPWFQNIDLGHGVSTAPDHFLGDYPAFKFARFADAVPGDLSGLTVLDIGCNAGFYSVEMARRGAERVVGIDSDPHYLAQARFVADRLGFDRIEYRRMSVYDVAALGERFDLVVFMGVLYHLRHPLLALDLIREHVAGDRMLFQTMQQGTAPPFDPPRDHPFHLPGTYDPPGYFDAPGYPRLHFIEHSFAGDPTNWWAPNPAGTQAMLRAAGFSIEANPEPEVYLCRTAPVPCASFQDAAVYPARRGE
- a CDS encoding histidine phosphatase family protein, yielding MACDILLIRHARHADLGVVLSGRGACAGLVDEGRADADRLADRLAGRSFDRVETSPVGRAQETAARIAAPHQLPVQTVDALDEIDFGDWTGRRFDELSADPAWHEWNRARAEGASPGGETMRRVQARVLDHIERVARSGAIGSVAMVTHGDVIRAAVAGVLGLSLDHIHRYAVDPASVTHIRHDGSPVLITLNEVTA
- a CDS encoding NAD-dependent epimerase/dehydratase family protein, whose translation is MSETVLVTGGAGFIGRAVIARLVDQGHRVRVLDALVEQVHGGSGWPAELTGMAECVAGDVRDPDAVERALDGIDSVIHLAAEVGVGQSMYEVERYTAVNELGSAILFEKLIGRPIRRVVTASSMSIYGEGLYRDADGNPVEDARRIAVRDQQREWNPLDDQGRPLIPVATPESKRPSLESIYALGKYVQERQTHIMAQAYGYEGVCLRLFNVYGPGQALSNPYTGVLAIFASRLMNGERPMIFEDGEQRRDFVHVDDVARAFCDALTVPGAAGHTLNIGSGTDRSVREIAETLATALGRAELSPEIVSKGRIGDIRHCFCDTRLAREIIGFEAQEDFGAGVQRLAQWVSEQRATDRVATARAELEARGLVS